GCTATCAGAACAGCGCGCAGTCCGAAGTTTCGCCGTGTTACGACTGCCTGCCCAGCTATATCGATGCACTCACGCAAGCCGTGAGCCAGCCGCATCCGGCTTACGAGGCGCTGGGTACCAAGCGTGACGGCGAGTGGATTCAACTCTCGACCAACTTGCTGCAAATCGAGAACGAGTTCTACGCCACCATTCGCCCGAAGCGCGTCACGTACAGTGGCGAACGCCCGGTGCAGGCGCTGGCGCGCCGTGGGGTGCAATACGTGGAAGTCCGCTGCATCGATATCGATCCGTTCCAGCCGACTGGCATCGACGTCGATACGGCTCGCTTCATCGACGCCTTCCTGCTGTTCTGCGCGTTCGAAGACAGCCCGTCGTGCTCGAACGCCGAGAACCTCGAGAATCGCGACAACTTCGCTCACGTCGTCAAGGAAGGTCGCAAGCCGGGCCTCGTGTTGCATCGTGGTGGCGAAGCGATCACGCTGTTCGACTGGGCTGAGGAACTCCTCGATCGCATCGACCGCACGGCCGCCGCCTTCGACGCACAGCGCGGCGCAGCGCACTACGCACATACGATGTCCCTGCAACGCGCCAAGGTGCAAGACGTGTCGCTCACGCCGTCGGCGCGCGTCATGGCGGCGCTCGAGCCGCTGCGCGGTACGAAGGGCGGCGCGTTCCAGGCGTTTTCGCTCGAGCAGAGCAAGCGCCACGCGCAAACGCTGCGCGACATGCCGCTCGACGCAAGCGTTATCGAGCACTTCGAGACGCTGGCCCGCAAATCGCTCGACACGCAGGCCGAACTCGAACGCACGCAGGTCGGAGACTTCGATGCCTTCGTTGCCGCCTACCGTGCAGGCACGCTTGGTACCGTTTCCGTCTGACGCACGGACCACCACGCCACGAAAAAAGCGCCTCTCGGGGCGCTTTTTTCATGCGTGCGATGTCGGCGAGATTACGCCATGCGTTACCCCAGAACGCCCAACTGCCATGTGAAGAAGACGGCAAGCCCTGCGCCGATGGTGAGCAACTGGTGACGCGTCGCCGCACAGACCGCAATCGCCACCAATGCCGCCACGAGCTGGGGATTGCGCCACGTCAGTTCGAGCCCGTTGCCGTGCGGTGCAAGCGTCATCGGCACGATGATCGCGGTGAGTACCGTCACCGGAACGAACGACAGTGCCTCGCGCAGCCATTCGGGAAACCGCACGCGGTCGCCCAGCACGAAGATGCCCGCCTTGATGGCGAACGTCACCGTCGCCATGCCGAGAATCGCCAGAACGTAGTTCATTTCGCACCTCCTGCGGATGCGTCTTGCGAGCGCAGACCGGTGCGGTCGTCGGGCGTGTTGGCGCCGAGGCTGCCCCCGCGCTTGCCATTGGGCGATGCCCGCCTGCCATCGCGACGTTTCGCGTGCAGCGCCAGCATGCCGGCAGCGATCCCGAGCGTCACGGCCACGAGCAAACCGAGCTTGTACGGCAGGCCCTGACAAAGATAGGCGCTCGCCCCTGCAACTACGGTGGCGATGGCCCACGGCATGCGGGCCATCTGCGGCACGATGATCGCGATGAACGTGGCGACCATGGCGAAGTCCAGCCCGAGCGTCTGCAAGCGTGGGAATGCGGCGCCGAACAACAGGCCGGCGAGCGTCCAAATCTGCCAGTTGATATACATCGACAGGCCCGAGCCGAGGAAATACCAGTGCCCCATCGGGTCGTCCGGCTGTCGGTGAAAATGACTGCTGGTCACGGCGAAGGTCTCATCCGTGAGCAGGAAGCCGAGCAACGCCCGCCAGCGAAGGTTCAGATGCCGCACGTGGGGCAACAGGTTCGCGGCATACAGCATGTGACGCAGATTGACGATCAGTGTCGTGGCCCACAGCACGACGTAGCCTACGCCGGTTGCGAATAGCCCGGCGGCGATGAACTGGCTGGACCCGGCGAAAACGGCGAGCGACATGAGTTGACCGTGCCACGTGGCCAGCGGCGTGGTCGCGACCAACGCCCCGAAGATCAGGCCGAACGGGGCCGCGCCGACGATCATCGGTACGGTATCGCGGACACCCGCGACAAAGCTGGTCGCTCGGGACGGAACCGGCATGGTGAGGACTTTCCTGAGAGTGAGCGGTGGAGAATGACTGCCTGGAGGATAGCGCCAGCACCGGCCCGGACGCTTGTACATTCTTGCGCTTGCCCGCCGAGACGAAAACGGCCACCCGTCGGGTGGCCGTGTGTGCGAGGCGACCGTCTGTCAGTTTGCGCGGGCAGACATGGCAGACGTTGAACTGGCCTCAGGGATGCTTGAACATATCGAGAATGCGAGCTTTCTCACTGGCGTCCACTCCCCCCGGCGAAGGGGGCTGGCCGGCAGCCGGCGGCGGCGCCGCAGGCGAGGGCGAACGGTTGCCGAAGAAGGGCAGCGAGAAACCACCGCTGTCGTCGTCGATACCGATGTTCGCGACAAAGCCGTTGCCCGGCAACTTATCGGTCTCATAAAGCTCGCCGTTCACCACGCTGACGCCTTCGGGCATCGCCATCTGCTGCTGCGGCACGCCATTGAGCGCTACGCCCATGTACTTGGTCCAGACCGGCAACGCCAGTTGTGCGCCGAATTCACGGCTGCCCAGCGTCTTGGGCTGGTCGAAGCCAAGCCATGCCACGGCCACCAGCGAGTGCTGATAACCCGCGAACCAGCCGTCGAGCGCGTCGTTGGTCGTGCCGGTCTTGCCCGCCAGATCGGTGCGCTTGAGCACATTCGTGCCCGAGCCGGTGCCGCGCTGCGCCACCGTTTGCAGCAGGCTATTCATGATGAACGCGTTCGGTGCCGAGATGGCGCGGGCGGCGTTCACGCCGGCCACTACCGGCGTGGCCTTGTTCAACACGTTGCCGCGCGCGTCGCGGATCTCGCCGATCAGGTACGGCGCCACGCGATAGCCGCCGTTGGCAAATACCGCGTAGGCACCGGCCAATTGCAGCGGCGTCGTCTGCCCGGCACCCAGCGCCATCGGCAGATACGGCGGCACTTTGTCGGCATCGAAACCGAAACGGGTCGCGTAGTCCTGCGTGTATTGCGTGCCTGCGAATTGCAGCAGGCGAATCGCCACGAGGTTCTTCGAGCGTTGCAGACCTTCGCGCACGGTCATCGGGCCGCTGAAGGCATCGTCGTCGTGCGGATCCCACGCCTGTCCACCGGTTTGGGCGGGCGGCAGGTTGAGCGGGCCGTCGAGCACCATCGTCGCGGGACTCACGCCTTTCTCGATGGCCGCCGAGTACACCACGGGCTTGAACGTCGAGCCCGGTTGGCGCCATGCCTGCGTGGCGCGATTGAACTTGCTCTGATTGAAATCGAAGCCACCGACCAGCGCACGGATGGCGCCGTCGTCCGGCGAGAGCGAGACAAGCGAGCCCTGAACTTCCGGCAACTGAACGATGCGCCACTTGCCACGCGGGTCCTTCATGACGCGAATGATCGAGCCCGGACGGATGCGCAGCTTTTCGCTGGCTTTGGCCGAGAGCGCCGACGCAGCAAAGCCGATCCCGTCGCCGTTGACCGTCACGGCGTCGCCCGAGAGCGGAATCGCCGTAATCTGAGACGAACTGGCGGCCACCACGACGGCGGCGATCAGGTCGCCATTGTCGGGATGTTCGAGCAGCGTGTCTTCGATCAGTTGCTGACGGTCGGGCATCGCGGCAGGTAGCTCCACGAAGCCTTCCGGGCCACGGTAAGCGTGGCGTCGTTCGTAATCGAGCACGCCCATGCGCACGGCCTCGTAGGCGGCTTGCTGCTTCTTCGAGTCGAGTGTCGTGATGACGGTCAGGCCGCGCGTGTAGGTATCGTCCTTGTATTCGTCGTACACGGCCTGACGCACCATTTCGGCGACGTACTCGGCGTGCACGTTGTACTCGTTGCCGGACGTGCGCGTGCGAATCGGCTCATGCAGAGCGTCTTCGTATTGATTGCGCGAGATATAGCCCAGATCGAGCATGCGCTTGAGGATGTATTCCTGCCGGATCTTCGCGCGCTTCGGGTTGACGATCGGGTTGTAGGCGGACGGCGCCTTGGGCAGTCCGGCCAGCATGGCCGCTTCGCCGAGCGTGATGTCCTTCAGGTCTTTGCCGAAGTAGATGCGTGCCGCGCTTGCAAAACCATACGCCCGTTGCCCCAGATAGATCTGGTTCATGTACAGCTCGAGAATCTTGTCCTTGGACAGGGCGGACTCGATCTTGTAGGCGAGCAGCATTTCGTAGATCTTGCGCGTGGCCGTCTTCTCCCGCGAGAGGAAGAAGTTGCGCGCGACCTGCATCGTGATCGTACTGGCGCCTTGTGCGGCGCCGCCGTGCAAGACGTCGGACACGCCAGCGCGCAGAATGCCGATGAAATCGACGCCGCCGTGGTCGTAGAAGCGGTAGTCCTCGATGGCGAGCACAGCCTTCTTCATGACATCCGGAATCTGATCGATGGTGACCAGACTGCGACGTTCCTCACCGAATTCGCCGATCAGTACGTTATCGGACGTGTAAATGCGCAGCGGCACCTTTGGCCGGTAGTCGGTAATGACATCCAGCGGCGGCAGGTTCGGGCGCATGACGATCAGCGCATAGCCGACGATCAGCGCACCAACGATGGCCAAGCCTGCCAGCGTGACAAGGATCGCGGCAATCGTGCCGAAACCGCGTTGTCGCCCGGAGGTGGATGGCGAGGCAGCAAGGGCAGACGGCGCCCGGGGCGTATTGACGGGGGAGGTGCGGTGCACCCGATCAGACGGTGCACGAGGCGGCAAACAATGCTTCAAGGACATACCCAACGAAAATTGCAGGATGGGAACAGGCCAGCCGGCCTAGCGCTGCGTGGATCCCCGCCGCGCGGCGAAATCGGTGCAGTATGCCACGCCCGGCGTACCACCCTCCAAAAAAATGGAGGAGGCGTCTGCACGGCAAACCGCGAGAAGTTGGTGCGGCGGCGAGGGCGCGGGAACGTTTCCCGCTCGCCCCTGGGTGACGAAGTCAAAAAAACGGGACTCACGCAGCCAGTGCCGGTCGCCGGCTCAGCGACGCGCTTCGGTCGCCATGCGCAAGGCCAGCGCGCCCAGCACGCCGCCCATCAGCCAGCGTTGAATGCGCAGCCAGGCTGGGCGTTGCCCGAGGAATCGGGCGATGCTGCCGGCCGACAGTGCAACACAGGCATTCACGGCCACGCTGGCAACGATCTGCGTGGCGCCCAGCGCCAGCGATTGCGTGAGCACACTGCCGTGCTCGGGGTGCACGAACTGCGGCAGCAATGCGAGGTAAAGCATCGCGATCTTCGGGTTGAGCACCGAGGTGAACAGGCCCATCAGGAACAGACGCCGATTGCTGTCACGCGCGAGCGGGCGCACTTCGAATGGCGAACGGCCGCCCGGTTTGAGCGCCTGCCAGGCTAGCCAGAACAGGTAGATCGCGCCGCCGAAGCGCAGCAAGTCGTAAGCGAACGGCACAGCGAAGAGCAGGGCGGTGATACCGAACGCCGCACTCAACATATAGAAGACGAAACCCAACGCCACGCCGCCCAGTGAGACCAGACCCGCGGCCGGCCCCTGACACAACGAGCGCGAGACCAGATACATCATGTTCGGTCCCGGTGTGAGGGCCATGCCGATGGCCACCAGCGCGAAGGCCAGCCAGGTCGAGATTGCGGGCATTTGAATGGCGTATGAATAAGGCAAACCGCACGATACCACGCTCGCGAGGTGCACGCCGGTTGAGTGAAAGCGGGGTTCGTTCGCTGCGAATTCAGCCGAGCCGTTTGAGAAAAACGGTCATTTCCTTCTCGGCCTGCCGGTCGCCGTGCGCTTGTGCGGCGGCGATACCGCGCGTCCACGCATCGCGGGCACCGTCGATGTCGCCTGCTCCCTGCCGGGCTTTGCCCAGCAGCTTCCAGGCCGCCGTATATGCGGGATCGAACGCCACGCAACGGGTCAGATGGTCCGCTGCAATGGCGAAGTGCTGTCCGTCCAGATAGGCCTTGCCGAGCCCAAAGCGCAATAACGCGTTGTCTTTGCCGGCCGCCAGGAGTTTCTCAAGTCCTTCGATCATGTTTTGAATATATCGTATGTATATATAAAAAATGACATAAGATCATGCGCTCTTCCCGAGTTACCAGTCGTGTCGAGCGATGGGGTGCCCGGCGTTTGCCGTTTCGGCTTGCAAGACAGGTGGTGCAAGGCGTCCCTGTACGTTGCCCCCTTGATTTGCATCAATCCGACGTCGGCCGATGGCTTGGCGCGTGGGCACGTAAACCCGCAGGATGCTCAAGTCTGGCGTGCGACACGCCGATGTGACAAGTATGACCGGTCCGACAGAGGCCGGCCCCGGGGTGAGAAAACCCACTACGTAAGACGGAGACGACAGCATGTTGCGTAGCTTTTCGATCAAGGCGCGCCTGGGCATCACGATGGCGCTGCTGGCGGTATTGCTGATTCTGTTGGGCGCGCTCGGCATTGCCGGCATGACACGCACGGGAGATGCCCTTCGCGAAACTTACGCCAATCACCTTGCCGCCACTGTGGCGCTAGGCAAGGACAATGCCACGCTGGCGCGCACTCGTGCCATTCTCGATCGCGTGGTGCTTCATCCCGAATCTCCCGATGCCGACAAAGTGGCGGCCCGCGCGCGCGGCATGATCAAGGACGCGAACGCCGCATGGGCCGCTTATCAGGCGTTACCGCATGGCGCCGAGGAGAAGCGGCTGGCCGACGATGTGGCGGCACGGCGCGCCACGTTCTTCGCGCAGGGGATGGACCCGATGCTGGCAGCCATCGACGCGCGCGATCGCGCGGCGATGGACGACCTCACGATGAATGTGCTGCCCAAACATTACGCCGCACTCACCACCGCCAGCGACGCGTTGGCTGCCTACAAGTTGAAGCTCGGGCAAGAGACTTACGAGGCGTCCATGTCGGAACTGGCGGCGTTTCGCTGGTTGAGCATCGGTGCGACGGCGTTGGGCGTGCTCATGGCGATTGCCTGCTACTTCTCGTTGCGTGGCGCGATCATGCGTCCGTTGGCCGAAGCGTTGAGCGCTTTCGAGAACATCGCGGCCGGTCGACTCGACAACCAGGTGCAGGTGCGCGGCAAAGACGAAATGTCGATGCTCATGCGCGGACTGGACACGATGCAGTCGCGACTTGCCGGCACGATTCGCGGCGTGCGCCGCAGTTGTGACGCCATGGCGACGGCCACGGCGGAAATTTCGGCGGGCAATACCGATTTGTCGGCGCGCACCGAGCAGCAGGCGGCGTCGCTGGAAGAGACGGCCTCGTCGATGGAGCAATTGACCGCGACCGTCAAACAGAATGCCGACAATGCCCGACAGGCGAGCCAATTAGCCGTCAATGCCTCGGATATCGCGGCGCGAGGCGGTCAGGTCGTGGCGCGGGTGGTCGATACGATGCAGGGCATCTCGACGAGTTCGTCGCAGGTGGTGGACATCATCAGCGTGATCGACGGCATTGCGTTCCAGACCAATATTCTTGCGCTCAACGCTGCTGTGGAGGCGGCCCGAGCCGGCGAGCAGGGGCGCGGTTTCGCTGTGGTGGCGGGCGAGGTGCGCACGCTGGCGCAGCGCAGCGCCACGGCCGCGCGCGAGATCAAGACGCTCATCGAGGCGTCGGCACAGAAGGTGGCCGATGGCTCGACACTGGTGGCCGAAGCCGGTCGCACGATGGACGATATCGTTCAGGCCGTGCAGCGCGTGACCGACATCATGGGCGAGATTTCCGCGGCGTCCGATGAGCAGAGCGGCGGCATCGAGCAGGTGAATCAGGCCGTCACGCAAATGGACACTGTCACGCAGCAGAACGCCGCGCTCGTGGAGCAAGCGGCGGCGGCCGCCGCGTCGCTGGAGGATCAGACCCATGCGTTGCGCGAGGAAATGGCGCGCTTCCAGTTGGGCGACGAAGCACTGGCGGCGGGCGGGGCACGGCGTCCGGCCCTGCATGCCGTGGGCGCGGCGTCGCTTTCGATGGCTGCGTGATGGGCGTTCGGCACGCATGCCGAAGACACCGTGAAAGGGCTCGGCAGGGTGGCACAGGGGCTGGGTTCATGGCGGTGGCGGGCTGAACCGGGTACCATTGCCCATCTTTTGCTCAGTTGAGGGTGTCGAAGTATGAAGCGAGTGGCGCAGATGGCGGCGGTGACGATTCTGGTCGGCGTTGTGGCCGGCATGGCGGGATGTGGCCCGATCAATCAGATGAGCCGGCCCGATCCGGCAACAGGTCGACTGCTCGACCAGGGAACCGAGGCCGATCGCTTCATGGTGCTCAACTGTATCTATCACGGCTGGAGCGAGTTGTCGCAAAACGTCGACTCGACGTCGTATGCCCGTAAGGGCGCTGATCGTGTACGTGTCTATCGCGGTCAGGACGCCGAAGGCAAAGCGATTTACAACCCGTATGTCGACATCATGCAAGGCGGTTTTGGTTCACGCCTGCAGTATTTCGAGCTGCCCGGCAGCAACCTGTCGCGAGACTACGAGAAGACGGTCAAGCGCTGCATGGTGCCGTACTCGGGCAGCAACGACTGACGATTGATACGTTGACGAAGACTGCGCATCGGCAGTCAGTGGTTCGGAAAAGAAAAGCCCCGGCAGGTCTTGTCGGGGCTTTTCTTTTTGCGGTGTGGTGCGCGGGCGCACGGCGCTTGATCGCGATAGACACGCCTCAATAGGAGGAACGTTGTTCCCAGTTTGAGGATGTGCGTCCGAACCCCTTAGCCGTGAAAGTCCTCGCGGGCTTCGACGACTTCCTTCACTACCCCCTGACGCACGAGGAAATCGCCGAATTTTTCGCCCGCGTCGCGCTCCTTTGCATAGCGCTGGAAGAGCGGCGTCAGTTCGGCAACGATCTGATCTTCGCTGAGCGACTCCTTGTACAACTTGTTCAGCCGCTGACCGTGAAAGCCAGCACCCAGGTACAAGTTGTACTTGCCCGCCGATTTGCCGACCAGACCGATTTCGGCAATGTAGGGCCGGGCGCAGCCGTTCGGGCACCCCGTCGTCCGAATGGTGATTGGCTCGCCGGCAAGTCCCACGTCGTCCAGCACGGTTTCCAGTCGCGTGACGAGGCCGGGCAGGGCGCG
This window of the Pandoraea fibrosis genome carries:
- the gshA gene encoding glutamate--cysteine ligase, coding for MQPAHRALLGEGLSGIERETLRVEDDGALALTPHPRALGSALTNEEITTDYSEALLEFITPPQRDAADVIARLQEIHQFAYRKLGTELLWSDSMPPALPPEAVIPIADYGTSHIGMLKHVYRRGLALRYGKPMQCIAGIHYNFSLAEPVWELLRESEGAKDSARDYQSARYVALIRNFRRYSWLLMYLFGASPVLHAEFLRGRQHGLESFDEGTLGLPYATSLRMSDLGYQNSAQSEVSPCYDCLPSYIDALTQAVSQPHPAYEALGTKRDGEWIQLSTNLLQIENEFYATIRPKRVTYSGERPVQALARRGVQYVEVRCIDIDPFQPTGIDVDTARFIDAFLLFCAFEDSPSCSNAENLENRDNFAHVVKEGRKPGLVLHRGGEAITLFDWAEELLDRIDRTAAAFDAQRGAAHYAHTMSLQRAKVQDVSLTPSARVMAALEPLRGTKGGAFQAFSLEQSKRHAQTLRDMPLDASVIEHFETLARKSLDTQAELERTQVGDFDAFVAAYRAGTLGTVSV
- a CDS encoding AzlD domain-containing protein, with amino-acid sequence MNYVLAILGMATVTFAIKAGIFVLGDRVRFPEWLREALSFVPVTVLTAIIVPMTLAPHGNGLELTWRNPQLVAALVAIAVCAATRHQLLTIGAGLAVFFTWQLGVLG
- a CDS encoding AzlC family ABC transporter permease, whose protein sequence is MPVPSRATSFVAGVRDTVPMIVGAAPFGLIFGALVATTPLATWHGQLMSLAVFAGSSQFIAAGLFATGVGYVVLWATTLIVNLRHMLYAANLLPHVRHLNLRWRALLGFLLTDETFAVTSSHFHRQPDDPMGHWYFLGSGLSMYINWQIWTLAGLLFGAAFPRLQTLGLDFAMVATFIAIIVPQMARMPWAIATVVAGASAYLCQGLPYKLGLLVAVTLGIAAGMLALHAKRRDGRRASPNGKRGGSLGANTPDDRTGLRSQDASAGGAK
- a CDS encoding penicillin-binding protein 1A, with amino-acid sequence MHRTSPVNTPRAPSALAASPSTSGRQRGFGTIAAILVTLAGLAIVGALIVGYALIVMRPNLPPLDVITDYRPKVPLRIYTSDNVLIGEFGEERRSLVTIDQIPDVMKKAVLAIEDYRFYDHGGVDFIGILRAGVSDVLHGGAAQGASTITMQVARNFFLSREKTATRKIYEMLLAYKIESALSKDKILELYMNQIYLGQRAYGFASAARIYFGKDLKDITLGEAAMLAGLPKAPSAYNPIVNPKRAKIRQEYILKRMLDLGYISRNQYEDALHEPIRTRTSGNEYNVHAEYVAEMVRQAVYDEYKDDTYTRGLTVITTLDSKKQQAAYEAVRMGVLDYERRHAYRGPEGFVELPAAMPDRQQLIEDTLLEHPDNGDLIAAVVVAASSSQITAIPLSGDAVTVNGDGIGFAASALSAKASEKLRIRPGSIIRVMKDPRGKWRIVQLPEVQGSLVSLSPDDGAIRALVGGFDFNQSKFNRATQAWRQPGSTFKPVVYSAAIEKGVSPATMVLDGPLNLPPAQTGGQAWDPHDDDAFSGPMTVREGLQRSKNLVAIRLLQFAGTQYTQDYATRFGFDADKVPPYLPMALGAGQTTPLQLAGAYAVFANGGYRVAPYLIGEIRDARGNVLNKATPVVAGVNAARAISAPNAFIMNSLLQTVAQRGTGSGTNVLKRTDLAGKTGTTNDALDGWFAGYQHSLVAVAWLGFDQPKTLGSREFGAQLALPVWTKYMGVALNGVPQQQMAMPEGVSVVNGELYETDKLPGNGFVANIGIDDDSGGFSLPFFGNRSPSPAAPPPAAGQPPSPGGVDASEKARILDMFKHP
- a CDS encoding LysE family translocator — encoded protein: MPAISTWLAFALVAIGMALTPGPNMMYLVSRSLCQGPAAGLVSLGGVALGFVFYMLSAAFGITALLFAVPFAYDLLRFGGAIYLFWLAWQALKPGGRSPFEVRPLARDSNRRLFLMGLFTSVLNPKIAMLYLALLPQFVHPEHGSVLTQSLALGATQIVASVAVNACVALSAGSIARFLGQRPAWLRIQRWLMGGVLGALALRMATEARR
- a CDS encoding methyl-accepting chemotaxis protein translates to MLRSFSIKARLGITMALLAVLLILLGALGIAGMTRTGDALRETYANHLAATVALGKDNATLARTRAILDRVVLHPESPDADKVAARARGMIKDANAAWAAYQALPHGAEEKRLADDVAARRATFFAQGMDPMLAAIDARDRAAMDDLTMNVLPKHYAALTTASDALAAYKLKLGQETYEASMSELAAFRWLSIGATALGVLMAIACYFSLRGAIMRPLAEALSAFENIAAGRLDNQVQVRGKDEMSMLMRGLDTMQSRLAGTIRGVRRSCDAMATATAEISAGNTDLSARTEQQAASLEETASSMEQLTATVKQNADNARQASQLAVNASDIAARGGQVVARVVDTMQGISTSSSQVVDIISVIDGIAFQTNILALNAAVEAARAGEQGRGFAVVAGEVRTLAQRSATAAREIKTLIEASAQKVADGSTLVAEAGRTMDDIVQAVQRVTDIMGEISAASDEQSGGIEQVNQAVTQMDTVTQQNAALVEQAAAAAASLEDQTHALREEMARFQLGDEALAAGGARRPALHAVGAASLSMAA